The stretch of DNA GACTTCCCCGAGCCGGATTCGCCCACGATGCCCAGGGTCTTGCCTGGCAGGAGGTCGAAGTCCACGCCACGCACGGCGTGGACCACGCCGTTTTCGGAGTTGAACCGGACGTTGAGGTCACGCACGGAGAGCACAGCGTCGGTGGGTGCGTGGAGGCCCGCTATGTGCAGCCGCTCAACGGCGTCGGCGGTGGAGTTGACCGATGCGGTGGTACCGGATCCGGTAGTGGTTTCGCTGCTCATTTGCTCTTCTCCGCCCGGATTTTCCTGGCCCTTCGGGCCTTGCCCGTGGAACTGGAACTTGGATCGAACGCGTCCCGCAGGCCGTCGTTCATCATGGCCAGGGAACCGGTGAGCAGGAACATCACCGTCAGCGGCACCCAGAACATCCAGGGGAAGGTCTGCACCTGCGAGGTGGCGCCGCCGATCAGGACGCCCAGGCTGACGTCCGGAACCTTGATGCCGATGCCGATGAAGGAGAACGCCACTTCGGCGAGGATGGCGCCGGTGACGCCGCGGGTGATGTCCAGTACCAGCAGGGAACCGATGTTGGGGACCAGGTGCCGCCAGACGATCCGCCGCGGCGGGACGCCCATGTACTGGGCCGCCTTCACGAAGTCGCGCTGCATCAGGGACATGGACAGTGACCGGATCAGCCTGGCGGTGCCCATCCAGCTGAACACGAGCAGGACGATGATCAGCAGGAGCCAGGACGGAAGGTCGCGCTTGAGTCCGGCGCCGCCGCCGCTGGTGGCCACTGCAACCACGAGCAGTGCCGGCATCATGATGAGCGCTTCGAGGACGAAGAGCATCACCTTGTCCACCTTGCCCCCGAAATAGGCCATGGTGCAGCCGTAGACCGCCGCGATCAGCACCGAGACCAGTCCCACGATCAGGCCGATCAGGATGGAGATGCGGGTGCCTTCAACGGTCATCGCGTAGAGATCGATCCCAGCCTGCGAGGTGCCCAGGAAGTGCTCGGCCGATGGTGGCATGCCGATGTTAAAGGGATCGATGGTTTCTTTGTCCCAGGTGGTGAAGAAGCCACCCACGAAGGAGAAAACGGTGAGCGCGAGGAAGATGACCAGGCCGGCCACGGCGGTCTTGTTCCGCATGAAGCGCCGGAAAATGATGGTGGATTTGCCGATGACGACGTCCGCGCTTTCCAGGTGCGCGTCCTGCGCCACTGCGGCTGGATCCACTGCGTTGAGGTTTGTCATGGTTACTGCACCCGCACTCTCGGGTCAACCAGGGTGGTGGCAAAGTCTGCCAGGATGGCGCCCAGGGCGAAGATGACTGAGCCGTAGGCCAGGGTGGCGGTGGCGGCGTTGACGTCCTGGAGGGAAATGGCGTCAATGCTCCAGGAACCGACGCCGGGCCAGGCGAAGATTTTCTCGGCAAAGAAACCGCCGGCGAAGATGGCCGGGATGGTGAAGGCGATGCTCTGGGCCACCGGGATGAAGGACACTCGGAGGGCGTGCCGGGCAATGGCCTGGTTCCTGCTCAGGCCCTTGGCGCGGGCGGTCCGGACGAAGTCGGCGTTGACGTTGTCCAACAGGTACTGGCGCTGGGCGATCTGGTACGCGCCCCAGCCCACCAGCGTGATGGCCACCGTGGGGACGGCATAGTGTGCCGCCATGTCCACTATCTGCGCCCAGCCGGGCTCCATCCCCGGGGTGGAGATGCCGGTGACGAAGAAGATGCGCTGGCCCACCGACTCGTTGATGTTGATGGCCCCCAACTGCACCAGGAAGTAGGCGATGGGAGCGGGGACGATGTAGGCCAGGTAGCTGTAGGACGTGATGACGCGGTCCTGGAATTTGTACTGCCGGGCGGCCGAGTACACGCCAAGGGCAACGCCAATAACGAGCGTGAGGATGATGGACGCCAGGAAGAGCCGGGTGGAAATCCACACGCGGTCACCAAATTCGGCGTTGATGAATGCGCCGTTGGGGCTCCTGCCCCAGTCCCAGCGGGTGACGACGCCGGTAAGCCACTGGACGTAGCGCTCCCAGGCGTTCAGGTCAGGATCGAGGCCCTTGAGGCGCATCGAGTTGGCCACCTGTTCAGGCGTGGGCCGGGGAATGCGCTCCTGCTCCAGCAGCGCCGGTTTGAGGGAGCTGACCGCCAGGAAATATCCGGCGGACGTGGTCAGGAAGATCATCACCACATACGTGATGCCGCGCTTGGCAAGGTACTTGAGCATGGGACGGCTACTTTTGCTTCGCCGCCACGTGCTGCTGCGGCGGACACAGCCAGGCCCGCCGGTGTGCCGGAATGCGGGGCAAAACAACAATCACGCGATGGTCCTTCCGTCTTCCCCGGCTGGGCGGGGGTTGTGCCGCGTCGCCGGAGTCCGTTGCCAGCGGGTAGCTGGCTCCCGCAGCCCTTGCAGGCTGGTCCTGATGGACTATGTTGCGGGTCACATTCCAGAGGATACTATCACAGCCGTAAACGCAAGATGCCCGCCAATGCCCGGAAAAGGACACGCCCGTATCAGATCGTTATGAATAACTCTGTGAAGTTGATTTGACTGGACTGATCCCGCCCCGGGGGCTAATCTACGCGGCCGCCACCACGCGTGTGACAAGATCCCGCCAGGAATCCACCAGCCGCCCCGGCGGAACGCCGTGCCGGCGGACCAGGTCGAGGAGGCGTTCGGGGTCCAGGGCGGCACTGAGCGAGCCCGCCATAAGCCAAGGGTCGGCGTCGAATCCTTCGTCCCTCAGCAGCACCTCAATGTGCCGGAGCCAAAGCGCCGCGGCGGGCACTTCAAACCTCCCCCGCGAGGCATTTTCGGCGGCGAGGACCAAGTCGCCGAATTCCACCACGTAGGCAATGCGTTCAGCACCGAAGGCGATGAGCCGCTCCAGGCCCGGAGCTCCCGGCCCAAGCGGCGGCGGGCCGAACATGAACCGTGCCTGGAAGTCCGCTTCGGAGTCGTTGAGCAGTGTCAGCATCAGGCCGGCCCGGCTGCCAAAGCGGCGGAATACCGTCCCTTTGCCCACCCCGGCCCGCTCCGCGAGGCGGTCCATGGTGAGACCCTCGATGCCGCAGTCGGCAATCAGCTCCCTGGCAGCGAGCAGGAGCCGCTCCCGGTTCCGTGCGGCATCGCTGCGTTCGGCCGCTGCGGGAGTCGGCTCGGGGCGCAGTGGGATGGAGGTCACAGCACTCAGTTTAGACCCCGGGAATAATAAACGGACTATGGTCCGTTTAGTCTGGTGAAGGCATCTCATGCCCTAGCTTTGACAAGGCCTGCGGCCCTCCCGCGGCCCCTACCAAGGAGTTCCCATGACGAAGAGCACCATCCTTACCCTTGTCGGCAGCCTGCGCGCCGGGTCCACCAACCAGCAGCTGGCTGAGGCCATCCAGCTCAACGCCCCCGAGCAGGTGGACGTTGTCATCCACGACAGCCTGGGCAACATCCCGTTCTACAACGAGGACATCGACGTCGAGGGCCAGGTTCCCGCCGCTGCCGCCGCGCTGCGCGCCGCCGCCAGCGAAGCCGACACCATCCTCCTGGTCACCCCGGAGTACAACGGCACCGTCCCCGCTCCCCTGAAGAACGCCATCGACTGGCTGTCCCGCCCCTTCGGCGCCGGCGCACTCGCGGGCAAGCCCACCGCCGTCGTGGGCACCGCCTTTGGCCAGTTCGGCGGCGTCTGGGCACAGGACGAAGCCCGCAAGGCCGCCGGCATTGCCGGCGCCCAGGTCATTGAGGACGTCAAGCTCGCCGTTCCCGGCTCCATGGTGCGCTTCGCCGAGATCCACCCGAAGGACGACGCCGAAGTTGTAGAGCAGATCAAGGGCGTCTTCGACGCACTGGCAGTGGCCGCCCCGGCAGCCTAGCCACCCGCGCGGACCAACCGCGCACTTCCCGCCGCGCCCGGTACGCATCTGCGTTGCCGGGCGCAGCTGTATCTGCGTGGCCCTTCCCGGCCCGCACCCTGCAGCTCCTCCCACGGACTGCCGTCCGCGCTCCGCCGTGACCAACTCTTGTCCCAACCGGTACCGCACGGACATCTCCGAACGCGAGCCCGGCCGTAACGTTAATCCACTGGAAAAACCGGATGGAATTGCGGTGCAGCATGCCAGGAGTAGCGGCAACCCGGGGGCGGCGGGGTC from Pseudarthrobacter chlorophenolicus A6 encodes:
- a CDS encoding ABC transporter permease, whose protein sequence is MLKYLAKRGITYVVMIFLTTSAGYFLAVSSLKPALLEQERIPRPTPEQVANSMRLKGLDPDLNAWERYVQWLTGVVTRWDWGRSPNGAFINAEFGDRVWISTRLFLASIILTLVIGVALGVYSAARQYKFQDRVITSYSYLAYIVPAPIAYFLVQLGAININESVGQRIFFVTGISTPGMEPGWAQIVDMAAHYAVPTVAITLVGWGAYQIAQRQYLLDNVNADFVRTARAKGLSRNQAIARHALRVSFIPVAQSIAFTIPAIFAGGFFAEKIFAWPGVGSWSIDAISLQDVNAATATLAYGSVIFALGAILADFATTLVDPRVRVQ
- a CDS encoding NAD(P)H-dependent oxidoreductase, which translates into the protein MTKSTILTLVGSLRAGSTNQQLAEAIQLNAPEQVDVVIHDSLGNIPFYNEDIDVEGQVPAAAAALRAAASEADTILLVTPEYNGTVPAPLKNAIDWLSRPFGAGALAGKPTAVVGTAFGQFGGVWAQDEARKAAGIAGAQVIEDVKLAVPGSMVRFAEIHPKDDAEVVEQIKGVFDALAVAAPAA
- a CDS encoding TetR/AcrR family transcriptional regulator; its protein translation is MTSIPLRPEPTPAAAERSDAARNRERLLLAARELIADCGIEGLTMDRLAERAGVGKGTVFRRFGSRAGLMLTLLNDSEADFQARFMFGPPPLGPGAPGLERLIAFGAERIAYVVEFGDLVLAAENASRGRFEVPAAALWLRHIEVLLRDEGFDADPWLMAGSLSAALDPERLLDLVRRHGVPPGRLVDSWRDLVTRVVAAA
- a CDS encoding ABC transporter permease produces the protein MTNLNAVDPAAVAQDAHLESADVVIGKSTIIFRRFMRNKTAVAGLVIFLALTVFSFVGGFFTTWDKETIDPFNIGMPPSAEHFLGTSQAGIDLYAMTVEGTRISILIGLIVGLVSVLIAAVYGCTMAYFGGKVDKVMLFVLEALIMMPALLVVAVATSGGGAGLKRDLPSWLLLIIVLLVFSWMGTARLIRSLSMSLMQRDFVKAAQYMGVPPRRIVWRHLVPNIGSLLVLDITRGVTGAILAEVAFSFIGIGIKVPDVSLGVLIGGATSQVQTFPWMFWVPLTVMFLLTGSLAMMNDGLRDAFDPSSSSTGKARRARKIRAEKSK